Sequence from the Rhabdothermincola salaria genome:
CCAGCGAGGAGGCCTTCGTGGTGGTCGACCCGGGTGGGCCGTGGTCTCGGCTCACTCCCCGCGACCGCCAGACGCTGGCCCTGGGCTCGCTCGGCGTCGCGGTGGCGACGGCCCTCGGCGTCGTGCTGGCGGTGGTGCAGCGCCTGCGCCGAGCCGGTCGCCGCTGACCCGACCGACCGACCGGGCCGACCGACCGACTGGGCCGACCGACCGACTGGGCCGGCCGACCGACTGGGCCGACCGACCGACTGGGCCGACCGACCGACTGGGCCGACCGACCGACTGGGCCGACCGACCGACTGGGCCGACCGACCGACTGGGCCGGCTCGGGTGTCAGCTCTGGGCGCCGAGGGTGACGGGCAGATCGACCGTGTCCCCGTCGCGTATGACCGTGACGGTGACCTCGTCGCCGGGTTCGTGGGCCCGGATGGCGACCACCAGCGACGAGACGGACAGCACCTCGGCGCCGTCGAGGTGCACGACGATGTCGCCCGGGCGCAGCCCGGCCGTGTCGGCCGGGCTGTCGGGGGTGACCTCGGTGAGCACGGCGCCGGCCCGGCCCAGCTCCCCGGCGAGGTCGGTGTCGAGGTCGTCGCCCATCACGCCCAGCCAGGCCCGGGTGGTGCGCCCCGTGGCGATCAACTCGTCGGCCGCCACGATGGCGGCATCGATCGGGGTGGCGTAGTGGACCATGGGACCCTCCGACGCGTCGTTCGTCGTCGTCGGGACGGGTGCCGCGGTGGAGACGGGGGCGATGCCGGTCCCTTCGCCGGGCAGGGCGACGAGGACCAGCCCGAGGACGGCGCCGGCCTCGGTGCACACGACGGCGCCCGGGGTGGTCGGCGCGGCGTCGAACGACGCGCCGATGAGGTCGTGCCAGGTGCCCTGGGGGGCGTCGACCCGCCAGCCCATCCCGTTGATGGTCCCCGTGCTGACGGCGGGTGATCCGGCAGGGTCCGGCGGGTGCGACACCGACAGCGCGGGGTCACCGGGGTCCACCCCGTCGACGTCGGCGAGCACCGCCGCACTCAGCTCGTCGGCGTCGACCTTCACCACGGCCACGCCGCTGACCTCGTCGACGCCGACCACGCCGGCGTCGAGGACGCGACCGTCGGCGAGGGTCACGACCACGTCGTCGGCGTCGGCGACCACCGCGGCGGCGGTGAGCACGTGGCCGTCGGAGCGGTAGACGACGCCGCTGGCCGTGGTGGTCGTGGACCCGGCTCGGGCATCGACGCGGGCGAGGGCCGTGCCGAGCACGTCGACGGGGTCGGCGCCGCCCCCGTTGGGCAGCGCCACCGCCACCTGTTCCACCACGACCGGGCTGCGGGTCTGGTCGAAGGTGCCGATCAGGGCCAGCAGGGCGAGCGTGGCCACGGCCCCGGCGGCCATGGCCAGCACCACCGTGCGCCCCCGAGCGGCGTCGCCGACGCCGGCGCCGGACGGGGCGGCGATCACCTCGACGGCAGGCCGGGGGGGCTCGCCGGACGCGGATCGACCCAGCTCCGAGGGGTGGCGCCAGATCCGATCCTCTGGTGGGAGAGGCGGCACGAACCCGTCGGCGTCGTCGGAATCGTCAGGCCTCGCCATGGCCGCGGATCGTACCGGCGACGCCGGTCGCGTTGGACGCGCCCCCACTACGATGGGGTAGTGACCATCGACGCCCCGCATGCCGACGACTGGGTGGCCCTCACCGACGAGGTGCTCGACGTCGGTCTCGCCACCGACTGGGTGACGCGCCCCGGGTGCGGAGCGATCGTGGCCTTCAGCGGCGTGGTGCGCGACCACGCCGACGGCACGGTCGACGTCACCCACATCGACTACGAGGCGTGGTCCGAGCAGGTGCTACCCCGTCTCGGCGACATCGCCGCCGACATGCGGCGTCGCTGGCCGGATCTCGGGCGCATCGTGCTGTGGCATCGTGACGGCGTGGTGCACCTGGGTGAGTCGTCAGTGGTCGTGGCCGTGTCGGCCCCTCATCGGGGCGAGGCGTTCGACGCCGCCGAGCACGGCATCGACACCCTCAAGGCCACCGTCCCGATCTGGAAGAAGGAGCACTGGCCGGGCGGCGCCACCTGGGCCCGAGCCACCCAGCCCATCACCGACGTCGACGACCTCGCCACCGACGGGGTGACGCGGTGAGCGGTGGGGTGGGCTTCCTGCTCATCGTCGTGGTCATCACCGTGGTGGGCTCGCTGGTGCTGTGGTTGCGCAACCGCAAGCCCACGACGTACATGTCGAGCGTCGACGAGTTCCAACAGGAGATGCAGGCGCTCGGCCGCGATCCGAACCAGGCTCCCGAGCGGTCGCGCCGCTCGTCTCGCCCACGGGGCGCGGCCCCGCCCCCCAGCCGCACCTCCCCGCCCCCCACGTCGAATCGACGTGATCGTCGGTCGCGCACCGACGACCAGGGTGGGGGGCAGTAGCTCTGGCTCGCGACCTGGCCATCGACCTCGGCACCGCCAACACCCTCGTGTACGTGCGCGGCGAGGGCATCGTGCTCAACGAGCCGTCGGTGATCGCCCTCAACAGCCGTACGCAGGACGTCCTGGCCATGGGCCACGAGGCGTGGCAGATGATCGGGCGCACCCCCAGCTACATCGTGGCCGTGCGTCCCCTGCGCAAGGGCGCCATCACCGACTTCGAGGTGACGCAGCGCATGATCCGCCTGCTGCTGCAGCGCGTGGGGGTGAACCGGTTCAACCGCCCGCGGGTCGTCATCTGCGTGCCGTCGGCCATCACCGCGGTCGAGCAGCGCGCCGTCACCGAAGCGGCGCGTCGGGCCGGGGCGGCCGAGGCCCACCTCATCGAACAGCCCATGGCTGCCGCCATCGGGTCCGGCCTGCCCATCAACGAGCCGCTCGGCAACATGGTCATCGACATCGGCGGTGGCACGTCGGAGGTGGCGCTCATCTCCCTCGGGGGGGTGGTGGCGCTCGAGGCGGTGCGCGTCGGCAGCTTCGACATCGACGCCGCGATCCAGACCTACATCCGACGCGAATACGGCATCGCCATCGGCGAACGCACGGCCGAGGAGATCAAGGTCACCATCGGCTCGGCGTGGCCCACCGAGCACGAGTTCGCGGCCGAGGTCCGGGGTCGCGAGCTCATGAGCGGGCTCCCCAAGACCGTCATCCTCACGGCCGAGGAGGTGCGCGAGGCCATCGACGAGCCGGTGTCGGCCATGGTCGACGCCGCCATCGCCTGTCTCGGCCAGGCTCCGCCGGAGCTGGCCCAGGACCTCATCGGCCAGGGCATCCACCTGGTGGGCGGTGGCGGCATGCTGCGGGGCCTCGACCTGCGTCTCGAGCACGAGACCGACATCCCGGTGCACCTCGTCGATCTGCCGCTCGAGTCGGTGGTGCTGGGCGCGGGGCACTGCGTGGAGTCCTTCGACCAGCTCAAGGTCATGTTCATGGAGTGACCGCCGATCGGGCATCGCTGCTCGGTCCTGGGTGGTCCTCTACGATGGCGGTTGGGTGACGATTTCGTCACCGAGTGGCGGGGGGCCGGCGCCATGTGACTACAGTCACGGCCCATGACGGCTCGCCGGGGGTGGGCCGGAGAGGTCCCTGGGGGGTGACGCGTGATGGCTGCGCAATCGACGATCGTGCCTGCACCGGACGTGGTCCTCGCCGTCAACAACCTCGAGGTCGTCTACAACGACGTGATCCTGGCCGTGCGCGGCATCAGCCTGCAGGTCCCCCGCGGCAGCATCGTGGCCGTCCTCGGTGCCAACGGGGCGGGCAAGACCACGGTGCTGCGAGCCATCACCGGCCTGCTCGACGTGCACCGGGCCCGCATCACCAAGGGCGGCGTCGAGCTCGAGGGGCGACGCATCGACAGCGACGACCCCGCCGCCATCGTGCGTTCGGGCGTGTCGCAGGTCATGGAGGGCCGGCGGGTGTTCTCCGCCCTGAGCGTCGACGAGAACCTGCGCGCCGGCGCCTACACGCGCCGCTCCAAGGCCGAGATCACCGAGAGCTTCGACCGCGTCATGGAGCTGTTCCCGATCCTGCGGGACCGCCGCCGTTCGATCGCGGGCTACCTCTCCGGCGGCGAGCAGCAGATGGTCGCCATGGGGCGGGCCCTGATGGCCTCGCCCAAGGTGTTGTTGCTCGACGAACCGTCGCTCGGCCTGGCCCCGCTCATCGTCGAGCAGATCGGCGAGATCATCGGCGAGGTCAACCGCCAGGGCACCAGCGTGGTGCTGGTCGAGCAGAACGCAGCGATGGCCCTGGGGGTCTCCCACCACGGCTACGTCGTCGAGAACGGCCGGGTGGTCAAGGACGGTCCGGCCGACGAGCTGCGCGACGACAAGGACATCCAGGAGTTCTACCTGGGCGTCGGTGAGGCCGGCCGCAAGTCGTTCCGCGACGTCAAGACCTACCGGCGCCGCAAGCGGTGGAGCGCCTGATGGCGCCCGAGCACCACGTCGGGGAGGAGCCGGCATGACCGAGTCGAGCAGCGATGAGCCGCTGTTGGTGGCCCGCGGCGTCTCGCTGCGCTTCGGCGGGGTGAGCGCCCTCACCGACGTCAGCTTCGAGGTGCGCCAACGGGAGCTGTTCGCCGTCATCGGACCCAACGGCGCCGGCAAGACCTCGATCTTCAACTGCCTCAACGGGGTGTACCGCCCCCAGAGCGGATCCATCCGATTGCGGGGCCGCGAGCTGGTGGGCATGGGTTCGCGCCGCATCGCCGAGCTGGGAGTGGCCCGTACCTTCCAGAACCTGGGGCTCTTCGCCAACCTCAACGTGATCGACAACCTGATGCTCGGGCGCCACCATCTCATGCGCACCGGCTTCTTCGCCGGGGCGCTGTGGTGGGGGCGAGCCCGCAACGAGGAGATCGCCAACCGGCAAGCCGTCGAGGAGATCATCGAGCTGCTCGAGCTGCAGGCCTACCGCTACCGGCCCGTGGGGCTGCTGCCCTACGGAATCCAGAAGCGCATCGAGCTGGGGCGGGCACTGGCCATGGAGCCTGCCCTGCTGCTGCTCGACGAGCCGGTGGCCGGCATGAACCAGGAGGAGACCGAGGACACCGCTCGCTACCTCCTCGAGATCCGTGAGGCCCTGAACCTGTCGATGATCCTGGTCGAGCACGACATGCACATGGTCATGGACCTCGCCGACCGGGTGATGGCGCTCGACTTCGGGGTGCCCATCGCCACCGGCACCCCCGCCGAGATCCAGTCCGACCAGCGGGTGGTCGACGCCTACCTGGGGGTGGGCTCGTGACCGCCACCCACACCGTCACCTCGGTGGCCGGCCCCGCGTTGGAGTCCGATCTCGAGCCCACCCTTCCGGCGGTGCTGGTGCGCCGAGCCCGGGAGACCCCGAACGGCCTGGCCCTGCGCAAGAAGCAGCTCGGCCGGTGGAAGTCCTACACCTGGCGCGGCTACGCCGAGCGCACCGCGGTGGCCGCGGCCGGCCTCGAGAAGCTGGGCGTCGGGCCCGGCGACCGGGTGGCGGTGCTCTCGGAGAACCGGCCGGCCTGGGTGTTCGTCGACCTGGCGGTGCAGGCCCTGGGGGGCGTCACCGTGGGCATCTACCCGACCTCCCCGGCCGCCGAGCTCGAGTACCTCCTCGACCACAGCGGGGCCACCGTGCTCGTGGCCGAGGACGAAGAGCAGGTCGACAAGTACCTCGAGATCCGCGACCGGCTCCCGGGGCTCACCAAGGTCGTCGTGCTCTCGCCGAGGGGGGTGCACGCCATCGCCGGCGACCCGGCCCTCATGACCTACGCCGCCCTCGAAGAACTGGGGCGGGGCGCCACCGTCGACGACCTGGAAGCCCGAGCCGATCGGGTCGACCCGAGCGCCACGGCGATCATCGTCTACACCTCCGGCACCACCGGCCCGCCCAAGGGGGCGATGCTGTCGCACACCAACCTCACCGTGGCGGCCGCTGCGGCCAAGGCCCAGTTCTCGGTCGACGCCCGCAGCGAGGTGCTCTCCTACCTGCCGTTGTGCCATGTGGCCGAGCGCCTCATCTCGGTGATGGGGGCCCTGGGGGCGGGCTACGTCGTGAACTTCGGCGAGGGCGGCGACGCCTTCGCAGGTGAGCTGCGCGAGGTCCAGCCCACCTTCTTCCTCGGGGTGCCGCGCATCTGGGAGAAGATGATGGCCTCGGTGGAGATCCGGATGGCCGACGCCAGTCGGATCAAGCGGGCCACCTACGCCTTCTGGACCACGCGCGGCGCCCGGCTGGCCGAACGTCGCCTGGCGGGCAAGCTCGGCGTGGGCGGGCGCTTCGTCTACGGCTTGGGCTGGCTGTTGCTCTATCGGCCGCTGCGCAAGAAGCTGGGCTTGTTGCGGGTCACCGACGCGTTGTCCGGCGCCGCGCCCATCTCTCCGGAGGTGTTGCGCTTCTTCTGGTCGCTCGGGGTACCGGTGCGCGAGGGCTACGGCCAGACCGAGAACACCGCCCAGGCCACCCTCACGCCGCCCGACGACGTGCGGATCGGCACGGTGGGCCTCCCGGTGCCGGGCAGCGAGATCCGCATCGCCGAGGACGGCGAGATCCTCACCCGGGGCCCCGGCACCTTCCAGGGCTACTACCGCAACCCCGAGGCCACTGCCGACACGCTCGACGCCGATGGCTGGCTGCACACCGGCGACGTGGGGGTGCTCGACGCCGACGGCCATCTCAGCATCACCGACCGCAAGAAGGACATCATCATCACCGCCGGCGGCAAGAACGTGTCCCCGTCGGAGATCGAGAACCGGCTGAAGGTCTCGCCGTACGTCCGTGAGGCGATCGTCATCGGCGACCAGCGCAAGTACCTCACTGCGCTCATCGGCATCGAGACCGACACGGTGGCCAACTGGGCCCAGCAACACCGGATCGTGTTCACCACCTACGAGGACCTCTCGTCCAAGCCCGAGGTGGTCGAGCTGGTGCGGGCCTGGGTCGACGAGGTCAACCTCGACCTCGCCCAGGTCGAGACCATCAAGGCGTTCCGCCTGCTGCCCAAGGAGCTCGACCAGGAGGACGGGGAGATCACCGCCACGGCCAAGGTGAAACGCAAGGCGATCGCCGAGGAGTTCTCGAACCTCATCGAGTCCATGTACGGCGCGGGGGAGGCCTGATGGAGGAGTTCCTCCAGTTCGTGCTCTCGGGCATCGCCCTGGGCTTCAAGTACGCCCTGGTGGCCCTGGGGTTCGTCATCATCTTCAAGGCCACCAGCGTCATCAACTTCGCCCAGGGCGGCTTCGTGATGCTCGGGGCCTACTTCACCTACAACTTCGGCACCACGTGGGGTCTGCCGTTCTGGTTGGCCGTCATCATGGCCATGGTCGCCACCGGCCTGGTGGGCATGGTGCTCGAACGCCTCGTGCTGCGCCGCATGGTGGGCCAGCCGCCGTTCGCCCTCATCATGATCACCGTCGGGCTTCTGTTCGTGATCCAGGAGGTGGTCACCACCATCTGGGGCTTCGACAACCTCAACCTGGGCGACCCGTGGGGGGTCGACGTCGTGAACATCGGATCCCTCGTCATCTCGGTGTCCGACATCTGGACCATCGTCCTCGGCCTCGTGGTGGTGGCCGCGTTCTTCGCCTTCTTCCGCTTCTCCAGGTTGGGTCTGGCCATGCGGGCCACCGCCCTCGACCAGGAGGCGGCCCTCGCCCAGGGCATGAGCGCCAAGAAGGTGTGGGCCATCTCGTGGGCCATCGCCGGCGCCGTGGCCGCCCTGGCCGGGGTGACCATCGCTTCCGGGGCCGGCAACCTCAGTCCTCAGGTGCAGTTCATCGCCCTCTTGGCCTTCCCCGCCATCATCCTCGGCGGTGTCGACTCCCCGGGCGGGGCCATCGTCGGCGGGGTCATCATCGGCGTCACCCAGACCCTCACCGCCGGCTACCAGAAGGACATCGGCCTGGCCTGGCTCGGTGAGGGGTTCCAGTCGGTGATGCCCTACGTGGTGATGCTCGTCATCTTGTTGGTACGGCCCTACGGCCTTTTCGGGACGAAGGAGGTGAAGCGGGTCTGATGGCTGCCATCCGACGTCGCCGCAGTCCGGAGATGGTCACCGAGTACGCCGACGATGTCGGCCTGTTCAAGACCCGCGGCTTCCAGATCGGGATGCTGTTGCTGCTGGTGGCCTACCTGGCCGTCCCCAACACCCTCGACGACTTCTGGATCGGGGTGCTCAACTACTGCGCCTTCTTCGCCATCGGGGGCATCGGCCTCAACCTGCTCACCGGGTACACCGGGCAGGTCTCGTTGGGCCACGCCTTCTTCGTCGGTGTGGGGGCCTACTCGGCCGCCTGGTTCGGCGGCCAACAGGGGTGGCCCATGCTGCTGTGGCTGCCCATGGCCGCGCTGATCGGCGGGGCGCTGGGGGCGCTCATCGGGCCGGTCGCCCTCCGCCTGCACGGGAACTACCTGGCCATCGTGACGCTCGGGTTGCTGTTCCTCGGCGAGCACATCTTCATCGAGTGGGACTCCGTCACCGGCGGCAGTCGCGGTACCCAGGTCGACGCGTCGCTCGCCGTCGGTCCGCTCGACTTCACCGCCCTCGAGCTCTTCGGCACCACCTTC
This genomic interval carries:
- a CDS encoding S1C family serine protease; this translates as MARPDDSDDADGFVPPLPPEDRIWRHPSELGRSASGEPPRPAVEVIAAPSGAGVGDAARGRTVVLAMAAGAVATLALLALIGTFDQTRSPVVVEQVAVALPNGGGADPVDVLGTALARVDARAGSTTTTASGVVYRSDGHVLTAAAVVADADDVVVTLADGRVLDAGVVGVDEVSGVAVVKVDADELSAAVLADVDGVDPGDPALSVSHPPDPAGSPAVSTGTINGMGWRVDAPQGTWHDLIGASFDAAPTTPGAVVCTEAGAVLGLVLVALPGEGTGIAPVSTAAPVPTTTNDASEGPMVHYATPIDAAIVAADELIATGRTTRAWLGVMGDDLDTDLAGELGRAGAVLTEVTPDSPADTAGLRPGDIVVHLDGAEVLSVSSLVVAIRAHEPGDEVTVTVIRDGDTVDLPVTLGAQS
- a CDS encoding molybdenum cofactor biosynthesis protein MoaE codes for the protein MTIDAPHADDWVALTDEVLDVGLATDWVTRPGCGAIVAFSGVVRDHADGTVDVTHIDYEAWSEQVLPRLGDIAADMRRRWPDLGRIVLWHRDGVVHLGESSVVVAVSAPHRGEAFDAAEHGIDTLKATVPIWKKEHWPGGATWARATQPITDVDDLATDGVTR
- a CDS encoding rod shape-determining protein, with translation MARDLAIDLGTANTLVYVRGEGIVLNEPSVIALNSRTQDVLAMGHEAWQMIGRTPSYIVAVRPLRKGAITDFEVTQRMIRLLLQRVGVNRFNRPRVVICVPSAITAVEQRAVTEAARRAGAAEAHLIEQPMAAAIGSGLPINEPLGNMVIDIGGGTSEVALISLGGVVALEAVRVGSFDIDAAIQTYIRREYGIAIGERTAEEIKVTIGSAWPTEHEFAAEVRGRELMSGLPKTVILTAEEVREAIDEPVSAMVDAAIACLGQAPPELAQDLIGQGIHLVGGGGMLRGLDLRLEHETDIPVHLVDLPLESVVLGAGHCVESFDQLKVMFME
- a CDS encoding ABC transporter ATP-binding protein, encoding MAAQSTIVPAPDVVLAVNNLEVVYNDVILAVRGISLQVPRGSIVAVLGANGAGKTTVLRAITGLLDVHRARITKGGVELEGRRIDSDDPAAIVRSGVSQVMEGRRVFSALSVDENLRAGAYTRRSKAEITESFDRVMELFPILRDRRRSIAGYLSGGEQQMVAMGRALMASPKVLLLDEPSLGLAPLIVEQIGEIIGEVNRQGTSVVLVEQNAAMALGVSHHGYVVENGRVVKDGPADELRDDKDIQEFYLGVGEAGRKSFRDVKTYRRRKRWSA
- a CDS encoding ABC transporter ATP-binding protein, which produces MTESSSDEPLLVARGVSLRFGGVSALTDVSFEVRQRELFAVIGPNGAGKTSIFNCLNGVYRPQSGSIRLRGRELVGMGSRRIAELGVARTFQNLGLFANLNVIDNLMLGRHHLMRTGFFAGALWWGRARNEEIANRQAVEEIIELLELQAYRYRPVGLLPYGIQKRIELGRALAMEPALLLLDEPVAGMNQEETEDTARYLLEIREALNLSMILVEHDMHMVMDLADRVMALDFGVPIATGTPAEIQSDQRVVDAYLGVGS
- a CDS encoding AMP-dependent synthetase/ligase, encoding MTATHTVTSVAGPALESDLEPTLPAVLVRRARETPNGLALRKKQLGRWKSYTWRGYAERTAVAAAGLEKLGVGPGDRVAVLSENRPAWVFVDLAVQALGGVTVGIYPTSPAAELEYLLDHSGATVLVAEDEEQVDKYLEIRDRLPGLTKVVVLSPRGVHAIAGDPALMTYAALEELGRGATVDDLEARADRVDPSATAIIVYTSGTTGPPKGAMLSHTNLTVAAAAAKAQFSVDARSEVLSYLPLCHVAERLISVMGALGAGYVVNFGEGGDAFAGELREVQPTFFLGVPRIWEKMMASVEIRMADASRIKRATYAFWTTRGARLAERRLAGKLGVGGRFVYGLGWLLLYRPLRKKLGLLRVTDALSGAAPISPEVLRFFWSLGVPVREGYGQTENTAQATLTPPDDVRIGTVGLPVPGSEIRIAEDGEILTRGPGTFQGYYRNPEATADTLDADGWLHTGDVGVLDADGHLSITDRKKDIIITAGGKNVSPSEIENRLKVSPYVREAIVIGDQRKYLTALIGIETDTVANWAQQHRIVFTTYEDLSSKPEVVELVRAWVDEVNLDLAQVETIKAFRLLPKELDQEDGEITATAKVKRKAIAEEFSNLIESMYGAGEA
- a CDS encoding branched-chain amino acid ABC transporter permease, which translates into the protein MEEFLQFVLSGIALGFKYALVALGFVIIFKATSVINFAQGGFVMLGAYFTYNFGTTWGLPFWLAVIMAMVATGLVGMVLERLVLRRMVGQPPFALIMITVGLLFVIQEVVTTIWGFDNLNLGDPWGVDVVNIGSLVISVSDIWTIVLGLVVVAAFFAFFRFSRLGLAMRATALDQEAALAQGMSAKKVWAISWAIAGAVAALAGVTIASGAGNLSPQVQFIALLAFPAIILGGVDSPGGAIVGGVIIGVTQTLTAGYQKDIGLAWLGEGFQSVMPYVVMLVILLVRPYGLFGTKEVKRV